Proteins encoded in a region of the Pseudopipra pipra isolate bDixPip1 chromosome 18, bDixPip1.hap1, whole genome shotgun sequence genome:
- the FAM222A gene encoding protein FAM222A isoform X2, whose protein sequence is MLACLQRTQNPPAQHLPCPNKALEPRKCETVAPMHSPRYPSPAELDAYAQKVANSPLTIKIFPTNIRVPQHKHLNRTVNGYDTTGQRYSPYPLHAGGYQGLLAIVKASSKSVVKNSEGKRTKLSPAQVGVAPYPASSTLAPGPSCAGQLSYHSSQKQLEGPVPNVTVAASVLPLAGRSLALPPSNLPSIQSIIYQINQQCQAQGAQPGCPAVVAAHPSPAKHGAFGTAYAGTVLPECRKGADLALGSNPATALGPKAGIYPEGMDYLVWQQKQQQQHLRMYSGGSGGGGALSKSPETCAGASRPYGLGGVAEKVSSSPLNCMHGNFSVGQYFAPPWNSILVTPNSDCYNPPELGAGPRELGVPPAEGLPSKTLCNTSILSSSLQSLEYLINDIHPPCIKEQMLGKGYETVSVPRLLDHQHAHIRLPVYR, encoded by the exons ATGCTGGCCTGCCTGCAGAGGACCCAGAACCCCCCAGCCCAACACCTCCCCTGCCCCAACAAGGCGCTGGAGCCGCGCAAGT GTGAGACGGTGGCACCGATGCATTCCCCGCGCTACCCCAGCCCCGCCGAGCTGGACGCCTACGCACAGAAGGTGGCCAACAGCCCACTGACCATCAAGATCTTCCCCACCAACATCAGGGTCCCCCAGCACAAGCACCTTAACCGGACGGTCAATGGCTATGACACCACAGGGCAGCGGTACAGCCCCTACCCCCTGCACGCCGGCGGCTACCAGGGTCTGCTGGCCATTGTCAAAGCCTCCAGCAAAAGCGTGGTGAAGAACTCGGAGGGGAAGCGGACTAAGCTCTCGCCCGCCCAGGTGGGCGTCGCTCCCTACCCCGCCTCAAGCACTTTAGCTCCAGGTCCCTCCTGCGCCGGGCAGCTGAGCTACCACAGCAGCCAGAAGCAGCTGGAGGGTCCTGTGCCCAATGTGACGGTGGCGGCCTCGGTGCTGCCGCTGGCGGGCAGGAGCCTGGCCCTGCCACCCTCCAACCTGCCCTCCATCCAGAGCATCATCTACCAGATCAATCAGCAGTGCCAGGCGCAGGGTGCCCAGCCGGGCTGCCCGGCCGTCGTGGCCgcccaccccagcccagccaaGCACGGCGCCTTCGGCACCGCCTACGCCGGCACCGTCCTGCCCGAGTGCCGCAAGGGCGCCGACCTGGCACTGGGCTCCAACCCGGCCACTGCCCTGGGACCCAAGGCAGGCATCTACCCCGAGGGCATGGACTACCTGGTctggcagcagaagcagcagcagcagcacctgcgAATGTACAGCGGGGGCAGCGGTGGTGGGGGGGCTCTCAGCAAGTCCCCCGAGACGTGCGCGGGCGCCTCGCGCCCCTACGGCCTGGGCGGTGTGGCTGAGAAGGTGAGCTCGTCCCCCTTGAACTGCATGCACGGCAACTTCTCAGTGGGGCAGTACTTCGCTCCCCCTTGGAACAGCATCCTGGTGACCCCCAACAGTGACTGTTACAACCCGCCGGAGTTGGGGGCCGGGCCCCGCGAGCTGGGGGTGCCCCCGGCTGAGGGGCTACCCAGCAAGACGCTCTGCAATACCTCCatcctcagcagcagcctccagTCCCTGGAGTATCTCATCAACGACATCCACCCGCCCTGCATCAAGGAACAGATGCTGGGCAAGGGCTACGAGACCGTGTCTGTGCCAAGGCTCTTGGACCACCAGCACGCCCACATCCGCCTGCCCGTCTACAGATAA